The nucleotide sequence GGAAATGGATCTTCTCGATCGTGGTGTTGTGAATCTTGGCTTCCGCCTCGCCCAGTGCCTGAAAAATTGCCAGTGCCTGTTGTTTTGCGCTGTCGTTGATGGTCGCGGACGAAATGATCTTCCTGATGTCGTTCAGGCTGCGCCCATGCGAATGTTCGTGATGATGAGCATCGTCAAGGGAATGGCTGTGCTTGTGAGCGTGATCATGTCCGTGCGCATGCTCGTGCGAGTGATGATGTTGATGATCTTCCGCTGGGCCTTCTTTCTCGTCACCGACCCAGACATCCACCTTGATGGCGGCGATGCCGCTTCGCATCACCTTTTTCACTTCCAGTCGGGCACCCAGGTTCAGCGCGCGCACCGCTTCTTCCAGCGTCTCGGGAGACACTCCGGCGTCCACCAGCGCGCCAAGAAACATGTCGCCGCTGATTCCGGAAAAGCACTCCAGGTAAGCGATTCGCATAAGAATGGACCGTGAAACAAACGTGCCCGGCTGCGCACGTTCAAACTTCTCATCATAGGTTTCGCGCGGTGCTCCGTCAAACGTCGAAGTAAGTTTCCGCCTGATATAATCGCTGTTTCTTCAGCAGCTTACGGGGACTTCATACACCTTGTACCTTCATTTCCAGCACGTTTTATCTGAGCGCGTCCGGCAATTTCTCCGCGACCATTTCCAGGTCGAATTAGACAATATCGTCATCGAGCAGCCGCCCAAGGTAGAGTTCGGCGAGTACGCCCTTCCGCTCTCCTTCGAGTTGGCGAAAAAGCTGCGCAAGGCTCCACGGAAGATCGCCGAAGAGATCGTCGCCAACATCGGTCCGATCGAAGGCTTTGAGAAACTCGAAGTCGCCGGTGCCGGGTATATCAACGCCCGTCTCAACCGGACTCAGGTCGCCAGCGCGCTGATACAAGGCCAAGCTCCGCCGCCCGGGCACACAGAAAAAGAGAAGATTCTCGTCGAGCACAGCTCGATCAATCCGAACAAGGCCGCGCATATAGGGCACCTGCGCAATGCCATCCTGGGAGACACTTTCGTCCGGCTCCTGCGTTCCAGCGGCTACCCGGTTGATGTGCAGAACTATATCGACAACACCGGAGTGCAAGTTGCCGACGTCGTAGTCGGTTTCCGAGAACTGGAAAAGAAGAGCAACGCCGACATCGAGCAGCTCACCAAATCCAAGCGCTTCGACTATCTCTGCTGGGACGTCTACGCCCGTGCCTCGCAGTGGTACGAGCAGGACAAAGCTAATCTAAAGAAGCGGTTGGACACGCTGCACGCCATTGAGCAGGGCAACAACGAAATCGCGCAACTGGCTGACATCATCGCCACCGCCGTGCTCCGGCGCCATCTCGAAACCATGGAGCGTCTGGATATTGAGTACGACTTCTTGCCGCGCGAGAGCGAGATCCTGCACCTGCATTTCTGGGAACTCGCCTTCAAGCAGATGGTCGAAAAAGGCGTGCTCACCAAGGAAGAACAGGGCAAGAACGCCGGATGTTGGGTGATGCGGCGTCCGTCGGCAGCAGGGAAGAGTGCCGACGAACTGACCGATGAAGATCAGAAGGTGATCGTGCGCTCCAATGGCACAGTCGGATATGTCGGCAAGGACATCGCCTATCACCTCTGGAAATTCGGCAAACTCGGACGCGACTTCGGATATCGCAAGTTCCACCAGTATCCGAACGGCAAGGAGGTTTGGATTTCGGCGGAAGATGGCGAGAAGAACCATCCGCATTTTGGCGATTCCGCGGCGATTTACAACGTCATCGATACGCGCCAATCGGAGGCCCAGAACACAGTCGTGGATGCACTCACACTGCTGGGTTACACCGATGCCGCCCATCATTACACTCACTTCTCGTACGAAATGGTGGCGCTCACGCCGCGCTGCGCGCAGGAGTTGGGCTATCCGCTTTCCGAAGACGAAATGGGTAAGGCTTTTATCGAGGTCTCGGGCCGGCGTGGCTTCGGCGTGAAGGCCGATGACCTCATCGACCGCCTGATCGCCACCGCCAAGAAGGAAGTCGACGTCCGCCATCCTGAGTTGCAGGAACTCGAGCGCATCGACATCGCCACGAAGATTGCCGTAGGCGCGCTGCGCTACTTCATGCTCAAGTTCACAAAGACCAGCGTCATCGCTTTCGACTTCAAGGAAGCTCTGAGCTTCGAAGGCGAAACCGGACCATATGCGCAGTACGCCGTTGTGCGCGCCACCAACATCTTCCGCAAAGCCAATACCACACCCGAGGCCGCGCTCACGGCTGCGGACTACGGCCGATTCCTGGCAGGCGAAACCGGCACAGAGATCTGGGAGCTCTGGCTCATTGCTTCACAGACCTCATCCATCATCGAGCAGTGCAT is from Terriglobales bacterium and encodes:
- the argS gene encoding arginine--tRNA ligase yields the protein MYLHFQHVLSERVRQFLRDHFQVELDNIVIEQPPKVEFGEYALPLSFELAKKLRKAPRKIAEEIVANIGPIEGFEKLEVAGAGYINARLNRTQVASALIQGQAPPPGHTEKEKILVEHSSINPNKAAHIGHLRNAILGDTFVRLLRSSGYPVDVQNYIDNTGVQVADVVVGFRELEKKSNADIEQLTKSKRFDYLCWDVYARASQWYEQDKANLKKRLDTLHAIEQGNNEIAQLADIIATAVLRRHLETMERLDIEYDFLPRESEILHLHFWELAFKQMVEKGVLTKEEQGKNAGCWVMRRPSAAGKSADELTDEDQKVIVRSNGTVGYVGKDIAYHLWKFGKLGRDFGYRKFHQYPNGKEVWISAEDGEKNHPHFGDSAAIYNVIDTRQSEAQNTVVDALTLLGYTDAAHHYTHFSYEMVALTPRCAQELGYPLSEDEMGKAFIEVSGRRGFGVKADDLIDRLIATAKKEVDVRHPELQELERIDIATKIAVGALRYFMLKFTKTSVIAFDFKEALSFEGETGPYAQYAVVRATNIFRKANTTPEAALTAADYGRFLAGETGTEIWELWLIASQTSSIIEQCINTTEPACLAKHAFQLAQQFNNFYHRHHILTEADEQRKKFLLATAAVVRRELIRVLGVMGIVVPPVM